The Coffea arabica cultivar ET-39 chromosome 8e, Coffea Arabica ET-39 HiFi, whole genome shotgun sequence genome window below encodes:
- the LOC113704574 gene encoding uncharacterized protein produces MDDMWKEMQRRFDQRLETIHEQIDQLSSSRVSSRKSRGKSTLEESSDSNADSEHEAFEQRRPRRNTRAIGDATKGIKMKIPPFQGKSDPDTYLEWESRVELVFDCNDYTDAQKLRLAVVEFTDYAIVWWEQVVTSRRRCGEPPITTWTELKRLMKKRFVPSHYHRDLYQKLQTLTQGQRSVEDYYKDMEISMLRADIQEDREATMARFLSGLRVEIADQLELQYYVEIEDMVEKAIKIEQRLKRRGTTRNYNPHPPTFTRPFQPRREERGPNAWNTPKPKHDQGSSSRPPFTKTDSKVVSKPTIETSKPRNRDTKCWRCQGVGHIASQCPNPRTMLVLPNGDSVTDDEEEDYKDMPPLVEEEDEIEEVPTQDKVGLVARRALATQASKDELQHDNIFYTRCHVTNKVCSLVIDPGSCTNVASALMVEKLNLPTSEHPRLYKLQWLNNSGEEYQDIFPEDIPNGLPPLRGIEHQIDFIPGSSLPNKAPYRTNPEETKEQQRQVEELLSKGWIKESLSPCAVPVLLVPKKDGGWRMCTDCRAINAITVKYRHPIPRLDDMLDELHGIGAVLLQEGRPVAYFSEKLNGAALNYSTYDKELMALVRALQTWQHYLRPREFVLHTDHESLKHIKSQDKLSKRHARWITFIDSFTFVIKYKTGFRGLRKTEGKETEEAANKKGTGKKHRGNEEFGRLRGERNETKESKEKAGKKQRENQKE; encoded by the exons ATGGACGATATGTGGAAGGAAATGCAGAGGAGATTTGACCAAAGGCTGGAAACAATCCATGAGCAGATTGATCAACTAAGttcatctagggtttcttcTAGGAAATCTAGGGGAAAATCCACCCTGGAGGAATCTAGTGATTCCAATGCCGATTCGGAACATGAGGCATTCGAGCAAAGAAGACCGAGGAGAAACACAAGAGCCATTGGTGATGCGACCAAAGGGATTAAGATGAAGATTCCTccattccaaggcaaatctgatcCGGATACGTACCTTGAATGGGAAAGTCGAGTGGAGCTAGTATTCGATTGTAATGACTACACCGATGCACAAAAATTGAGACTTGCCGTGGTAGAATTCACCGACTATGCCATAGTCTGGTGGGAACAAGTGGTTACAAGCAGGAGAAGGTGTGGAGAACCACCTATAACCACTTGGACTGAGCTCAAGAGACTGATGAAGAAGCGATTTGTACCAAGTCACTACCATAGAGACTTGTACCAAAAACTTCAAACCTTGACACAAGGTCAACGCTCAGttgaggactactacaaggacATGGAAATCTCCATGTTGAGAGCTGATATTCAAGAAGATCGAGAGGCTACAATGGCAAGATTTCTCAGTGGACTGAGGGTTGAAATAGCCGATCAACTGGAGCTTCAATACTATGTGGAGATAGAAGATATGGTGGAGAAGGCTATCAAGattgagcaaaggctcaagaggaggggtacaacCAGAAATTATAACCCTCATCCACCAACGTTTACTCGACCATTCCAGCCTAGAAGGGAAGAGAGAGGTCCGAATGCTTGGAACACTCCAAAACCCAAGCACGACCAAGGGTCAAGCTCACGGCCACCTTTTACCAAAACCGACTCCAAGGTTGTTTCCAAGCCAACAATTGAAACTTCAAAACCTAGGAATCGTGACACCAAATGTTGGAGGTGTCAAGGAGTTGGGCATATTGCAAGTCAATGTCCAAACCCAAGGACCATGCTTGTCCTACCAAATGGAGACAGTGTCACTGATGATGAAGAGGAGGATTACAAAGACATGCCTCCCttggttgaagaggaagatgagatAGAGGAAGTTCCAACTCAAGACAAAGTTGGATTGGTAGCAAGAAGGGCACTAGCTACTCAAGCTAGTAAAGATGAGCTTCAACATGACAACATCTTTTACACTAGGTGCCATGTGACCAACAAGGTATGCAGCTTGGTGATTGACCCCGGAAGTTGCACTAATGTTGCTAGTgcattgatggtggagaaactaaaCTTGCCAACTAGTGAGCACCCCCGTCTCTACAAGCTTCAGTGGTTAAACAACAGTGGAGAG GAGTATCAAGACATCTTTCCTGAGGATATACCTAATGGATTGCCTCCATTAaggggaattgaacatcaaattgatttcattcctggATCTTCCCTTCCAAACAAGGCACCATATAGGACCAATCCTGAGGAAACCAAGGAGCAACAACGACAAGTGGAGGAGTTGCTTAGTAAGGGTTGGATTAAAGAGAGTCTAAGCCCTTGTGCTGTACCAGTTCTACTTGttccaaagaaagatggaggatgGAGAATGTGCACTGATTGTAGGGCAATTAATGCCATCACGGTAAAGTACCGCCATCCCATACCTCGTTtggatgacatgcttgatgaatTACATG GTATTGGCGCTGTTTTACTTCAAGAGGGCCGCCCAGTTGCCTACTTTAGCGAGAAGTTGAATGGAGCTGCTCTAAACTACTCAACCTATGATAAGGAACTAATGGCCTTAGTGCGAGCTCTACAAACATGGCAACATTACCTTCGCCCTCGCGAGTTTGTCTTGCACACAGATCATGAGTCGCTCAAGCATATCAAGTCCCAAGACAAGTTGAGTAAGCGACATGCACGATGGATTACCTTCATTGACAGTTTTACCTTTGTGATCAAATACAAGACAG GCTTTCGGGGATTAAGAAAAACAGAGGGAAAGGAAACAGAGGAGGCGGCGAACAAAAAGGGGACTGGGAAAAAGCACAGGGGGAATGAGGAGTTTGGGAGGCTGCGGGGGGAAAGGAACGAAACAAAAGAGAGCAAAGAGAAGGCAGGAAAGAAACAGAGGGAGAATCAGAAAGAGTAG